One stretch of Archocentrus centrarchus isolate MPI-CPG fArcCen1 chromosome 5, fArcCen1, whole genome shotgun sequence DNA includes these proteins:
- the nelfcd gene encoding negative elongation factor C/D produces MDEEYYSGGGDWEGTEGSMEDGYGEGENDGNIQEACLQKFSSRDYIMEPAIFNTLKTYFQAGGSPEQVIQLLSENYSAVAQTVNLLAEWLIQMGVEPAQVQERVENHLKSLLIKHFDPQKADSIFTVEGETPAWLEQMIAHTTWRDLFYKLAEAHPDCLMLNFTVKLISDAGYQGEITSVSTACQQLEVFSRVLRTSLATLLDGGEENLEKNLPEFAKMVCHGEHTYLFAQAMMSILAQEEQGGSAVRRIGQEVQKSAHERGHDASQITLALGTAAAYPRACQALGAMLSKGALNPADITVLFKMFSSMDPPPVELIRVPAFLDLFMQSLFKPGSKINQDHKHKYIHILAYAASVVETWKKNKRVNINKDELKSTSKAIETVHNLCCNENKGATELIAELGTLYQCIRFPVVAMGVLKWVDWTVSEPRYFQLQTDHTPVHLALLDEICTCHQLLHPQVLQLLIKLFETEHSQLDVMEQLELKKTLLDRMVHLLSRGYVLPVVSYIRKCLEKLNTDISLIRYFVTEVLDVIAPPYTSDFVQLFLPILENDSIAGTIRTEGEHDPVAEFIAHCKSNFIMIN; encoded by the exons ATGGACGAGGAATATTACAGCGGTGGGGGAGACTGGGAAGGCACGGAGGGAAGCATG GAGGATGGTTATGGTGAAGGAGAAAATGATGGGAATATCCAGGAAGCTTGCCTACAGAAATTCTCCAGTAGGGATTACATCATGGAGCCTGCCATCTTCAACACCCTCAAAAC ATATTTCCAAGCAGGTGGTTCTCCAGAGCAGGTCATccagcttctctctgaaaaTTACTCTGCTGTGGCTCAGACTGTTAATTTGCTGGCTGAGTGGCTCATCCAGATGG GTGTGGAGCCTGCTCAGGTCCAAGAACGAGTAGAAAATCACCTCAAGAGTCTCCTGATCAAACACTTTGACCCCCAGAAAGCTGATTCCATCTTCACCGTTGAAGGAGAG ACTCCTGCTTGGCTGGAGCAGATGATAGCACACACAACGTGGAGAGATCTCTTCTATAAGCTGGCAGAGGCTCACCCTGACTGCCTGATGCTCAACTTCACTGTAAAG cTCATTTCAGACGCAGGTTACCAGGGAGAGATCACCAGTGTGTCTACAGCCTGTCAGCAGCTGGAAGTTTTCTCCCGGGTGTTGAGGACATCTTTGGCCACGCTGCTGgatggaggagaagaaaacCTGGAGAAGAACCTGCCAGAATTTGCT AAAATGGTGTGTCACGGCGAGCACACCTACCTCTTTGCCCAGGCGATGATGTCCATCCTCGCTCAGGAGGAACAGGGAGGTTCAGCTGTCCGTAGGATCGGTCAGGAGGTGCAAAAGTCTGCGCATGAGAG AGGTCATGATGCCAGTCAGATAACTCTTGCGCTCGGTACAGCGGCAGCCTACCCTCGAGCCTGCCAGGCTCTTGGTGCCATGTTGTCCAAAGGAGCCCTGAATCCTGCTGATATAACAGTTCTGTTCAAGATGTTTAGCAGCATGGACCCTCCTCCTGTTGAACTG ATCAGAGTGCCGGCCTTTCTAGACCTATTTATGCAGTCCCTTTTCAAGCCTGGATCAAAGATCAACCAAGAccataaacacaaatacatcCACATCTTGGCCTATGCTGCCAGTGTGGTTGAGACATGGAAAAAG aACAAGCGAGTCAACATTAATAAAGATGAGCTGAAGTCAACCTCCAAGGCCATTGAGACTGTGCACAACCTGTGCTGCAATGAGAACAAAGGCGCTACGGAGCTGATCGCTGAGCTCGGCACTTTGTACCAGTGCATAAG GTTTCCAGTGGTGGCTATGGGAGTTCTGAAGTGGGTGGACTGGACGGTGTCTGAGCCGCGGTACTTCCAGCTGCAAACAGACCACACTCCAGTCCATTTAGCTTTACTGGATGAG ATCTGTACGTGTCACCAGCTGCTGCATCCGCAGGTCCTTCAGCTGCTCATCAAGCTCTTTGAGACGGAGCACTCTCAGCTGGACGTCATGGAGCAG CTGGAGTTGAAGAAGACTCTGCTGGACCGAATGGTTCACCTGCTCAGCCGTGGCTATGTCCTGCCCGTCGTCAGTTATATCCGCAAATGTCTGGAGAAACTCAACACGGATATCTCCCTCATTAGATATTTTGTCACTGAG GTGCTGGATGTGATTGCGCCTCCCTACACATCGGATTTTGTTCAGCTCTTCTTGCCCATCCTCGAGAACGACAGCATCGCAGGAACAATCCGCACAGAAGGAGAACACGATCCTGTTGCTGAGTTTATTG CTCACTGCAAGTCGAACTTCATCATGATTAACTGA